GCTGGGCAGGTAGCATTCGTAACCGTCGCTGTTTACTTTTCCTTTTTGCCAATACGAAACCGTCGCCGGATTCATGCTCCACTCCTCTCCCACAATGTTGAAGTTCGGGTATTCTTCGAGTACGCGTTTTGTCCAGTCGGCCATCATGTGCTTGTCCGGGTAAGGCCAGGTATCCTGACGGATGCCATCCAAACCAACATACTCGATCCACCAAATCGAATTTTGGATCAGGTAGGTTGCCATGAACGGATTGCGCTGATTCAGATCAGGCATGCTTTCAACAAACCAGCCGTCCGACATTGCTTTTTTGTCCGCCTCCGAAGCATGCGGATCCTGGTTCACCGTTCTGCGATGGCTCGTCACTTTCCAGTTTGGATAGTTGTTAATCCAGTCGTGCATCGGCATATCGTCCATCCACCAGTGCTCCGAGCCACAATGGTTGAAGATCATATCCATGATCAGCTTCATGCCCCTTTTCTTCAAATCTTTTGAAAGCTCGAGGTATTCGTCATTGCTTCCGTAACGCGGGTCAACCTTGTAAAAGTCGGTGGTTGAGTAACCATGATAAGAAGTTTTGGTCATGTTATTTTCCAAAACCGGGTTCAGCCAAACAGCTGTAAAACCCAAATCCTGAATGTAATCGAGGTGATCAACAATCCCCTGTAAATCGCCACCGTGACGACCGTCTTTATCTGCCCGGCTCGGCTGTTCTTTCATCCCCTCCACGGCGTCATTTCCTGGATTGCCGTTGGCAAAGCGGTCAGGCGTGATCAGGTAAATCACATCTGAACTGTTGAAGCCCTTTCGTTCTGACGAATGTGGTTCGCGGGTTTTCAATTCGTATTTAAATTCCCCGGTTTGCTTTTTACCGGTTTTAAACACAATCGCAAAACTTCCGGGCTGTGCGTCTTTCGCGATCTGAAGATCGACAAACAGGTAGTTGGGATTTTCAACCCGCGTTACACTCTCAATCGTAACTCCGGGATAGCTAATTTCAGGCATACTGGCGCCGATATTCTCGCCATGAATCATCAGCTGCAGGTTCGGATTTTTCATGCCAACCCACCAGAACATCGGCTCAACCCGATCAATTCCGGCAGCCATCAGAAAATTGAGCTGCGCAACGAACAGGACAAGAAGTACTAAATAACGTTTCATTGGTTTTCGGTTTTTCTTACAATTTAACTTTTTATTGGGGAACTGATTTGCTCGCCAGCACCAATTCGCCGTTTTCCTTTAGTTGGTGCTGTTCACCCCAAATAACAACATCAACAGCGACCGCGCTGTGATTGGTAATTTTCAGTTCACTGCCCATGCGGATTTCCAGGTGTGCTCCACGGAAATTAATTCGGAATGCAAAAGCATCCCATGATTTTGGGAGAAATGGGTTCAACAGCAATTGGCCGTCTTTTACATCCATGCCACCAAAAGTCTCCACAAAAGCCAGCCAGGTTCCTCCCATACTAGTAATGTGAAGACCATCTTCTGTATCGTTGTTGTAGTCATCCAGGTCGAGGCGAGCCGTGCGCAGGTACATTTCGTAAGCTTTTTCCTCGCGACCAATACGTGCTGCCAGAATCGCATGAATACAGGATGACAAGGACGATTCGTGAACAGTGATCGGTTCATAAAAATCGAAGTGGCGACGCAAAGTCTCCTTGTCAAAGTCGTGCCGGAACCAGTAAAAACTTTGCAAAGTATCCGCCTGTTTTATGTAGCAGGAGCGCAAAATCCGGTCCCACGACCAGTTTTGGTGAATCGGACGTTCGGCAGGATCAAGGTCGGCAGCCGGAATAATTTCTTTGTCCAGGAAGCCATCCTGCTGCAGGAAGATTTCGCGCTTCTTATCGTATGGGAAATACATGTTGTCAATGATTTCCCGCCACAAAGCGGTCTCACTTTGCTCGTTGAACGACCATTTGCGGGTCAACTCGCTGTACAAATACGGATGTTCTTTCGTGAGGTAATCGATCACCTCAAGGGTATATTTCAAGGTCCACACTGCCATGCGACTGGTGTGGAAATTATTATTGACGTTGTTCTCGTACTCGTTCGGACCGGTAACGCCCAGCATGACGTAGGCGTTTTTATCCTCTGACCAGTTAATACGCTGCGCCCAGAAACGAGAGATTCCAAGCAAAACTTCGAAGCCAAACGGAGCCAGGTAGTTTTTGTCGCCGGTGTAGTTGATGTAATTGTAAATCGCATAAGCAATCGCACCGTTCCGATGAATTTCCTCAAAAGTGATCTCCCACTCGTTGTGGCATTCTTCACCATTGATGGTCACCATTGGGTACAAAGCTGCACCATCGCTGAAACCTAATTTCTGTGCATTTTCAATCGCCTTTTGCAGGTGCTTGTGACGATACAATAAAAGGTTTTTGGCCACCAACTGCGGAGCTGTCGCCATGAAGAATGGCAAGCAATAGGCTTCAGTATCCCAATAGGTTACGCCGCCGTATTTCTCACCGGTAAAGCCTTTGGGACCAACATTCAGCCGCTCGTCATCGCCCGAATAAGTTTGCATCAGCTGGAAAATATTGAAACGGATGCCCTGCTGCGCGGCAGCATCTCCTTTGACCATGATATCGGCCGTTTCCCAACGCTTCTCCCACTTTTCGCTATGTGCATCAAACAACTTATCGAAACCGGCAGCAACCGCCTCGCCCAATTTCACTTTAACATGCAGCATCAGCTTTTGTCTGGATTGATAAAGCGATGAGTTAACAGCCATGTATTTTTCAATAACAACTTCATCACCGGCAGAAACGCCGAGCTCAAAATTATTGGCTACAAACTTTTCGTCGGAATACGGCTGCCGGGCTGCCTTTACTTTTTCGCCATTGTGGTACAAATGTGTTTCGATACCATGACAAACAAAAAACGAGGTTTTCTTGGTTTCCATGCAAAGGAAGGCTTTGTCCGGAGCAACATCTTTTTCGGTCTCCATCCAAAATTTCTCGTCGTAGTTCGAATCTTCATTGGCGATATCGCCATCGATGAAGGAACAAAGGCTAAGTGTTCCGTC
This genomic stretch from Mangrovibacterium diazotrophicum harbors:
- a CDS encoding glycoside hydrolase family 13 protein, whose translation is MKRYLVLLVLFVAQLNFLMAAGIDRVEPMFWWVGMKNPNLQLMIHGENIGASMPEISYPGVTIESVTRVENPNYLFVDLQIAKDAQPGSFAIVFKTGKKQTGEFKYELKTREPHSSERKGFNSSDVIYLITPDRFANGNPGNDAVEGMKEQPSRADKDGRHGGDLQGIVDHLDYIQDLGFTAVWLNPVLENNMTKTSYHGYSTTDFYKVDPRYGSNDEYLELSKDLKKRGMKLIMDMIFNHCGSEHWWMDDMPMHDWINNYPNWKVTSHRRTVNQDPHASEADKKAMSDGWFVESMPDLNQRNPFMATYLIQNSIWWIEYVGLDGIRQDTWPYPDKHMMADWTKRVLEEYPNFNIVGEEWSMNPATVSYWQKGKVNSDGYECYLPSLMDFPLQNAASRAMNHAEDFDYGMIELYEALSNDYQYSDAGNLVVFPDNHDMSRFYTQVGEDVNKLKLGVAYFLTTRGIPQIYYGTEVLMSNKGTEDHGVIRSDYPGGWDGDAVNAFTGEGLTDAQKDMQNYVRTIQHWRKDKEVIHNGRLIHFVPEDGVYVYFRTNDEETVMVILNKNMQEKQVKTDRFSEVMGGFTTGKDIITATNLTDLLTIAVPAESAMIIELK
- a CDS encoding family 65 glycosyl hydrolase domain-containing protein, with the translated sequence MKNYIIHSEWQVIEEGFNPGYNRISESLFSIGNGHTGQRANFEETYSGDSLKGNYMAGVYYPDKTRVGWWKNGYPEYFAKILNAANWIGLRIRLDEEELDLATAEVEDFSRVLDMRTALLTRTFKAQLPSGKKIEVKAERFLSIAEKEVGAIRYSLKSVNFDGTLSLCSFIDGDIANEDSNYDEKFWMETEKDVAPDKAFLCMETKKTSFFVCHGIETHLYHNGEKVKAARQPYSDEKFVANNFELGVSAGDEVVIEKYMAVNSSLYQSRQKLMLHVKVKLGEAVAAGFDKLFDAHSEKWEKRWETADIMVKGDAAAQQGIRFNIFQLMQTYSGDDERLNVGPKGFTGEKYGGVTYWDTEAYCLPFFMATAPQLVAKNLLLYRHKHLQKAIENAQKLGFSDGAALYPMVTINGEECHNEWEITFEEIHRNGAIAYAIYNYINYTGDKNYLAPFGFEVLLGISRFWAQRINWSEDKNAYVMLGVTGPNEYENNVNNNFHTSRMAVWTLKYTLEVIDYLTKEHPYLYSELTRKWSFNEQSETALWREIIDNMYFPYDKKREIFLQQDGFLDKEIIPAADLDPAERPIHQNWSWDRILRSCYIKQADTLQSFYWFRHDFDKETLRRHFDFYEPITVHESSLSSCIHAILAARIGREEKAYEMYLRTARLDLDDYNNDTEDGLHITSMGGTWLAFVETFGGMDVKDGQLLLNPFLPKSWDAFAFRINFRGAHLEIRMGSELKITNHSAVAVDVVIWGEQHQLKENGELVLASKSVPQ